The following DNA comes from Mucisphaera calidilacus.
GGTCTGTTTACGGGCATTTCATCCGGCAGCGGGCTGGTGGGATTTGTGCGCGAGGTCCCGCGCACACAACTCGCCGCCGTCATTGCGGGTTTCGCTCCACTGCTTTATTACAGCTTCGACGATCAGGGCAAGAGTGGCTCCTTGAACATGTTCGATGCCGACCGATCGCCGCTGGCGTTCGGCACGGGTGGGCGTCGTGATGAGCGTGAGGGCAGGACGTTCCTGAGACTCAGCGGTCAGCCTGAAGGGTGCTACGCAAAGGGTGTTCTCAGTCCATGGTCACGGGACGCTTCAGGCTACACGGTGCTGCTGCGTGTACGGCCGATCGAGCCGGGCAGCCAGAACATCCTCACCGCAACAAACACGCTCGGCCCGGATCGCCTGTTCGGACCGCAGCTGCGCATCCGTCCCGACGGGCAGTTGGAACACGTCACCGTAGTTCGTGGCCCCGCGGGACCGGCTGGCGAAGTCGTGCAGTCCTCGGACATCAGGATCTCACAAGGCCAATGGGTGACGCTGGCGATCACGGCCGCGAGCGAGGGCATAATGCGACTCTACGTCGATGGTCAGGAGGCAGCCTCGCCGGTCGATCTGGACGCCTCGCTCTATCTCGGTTACCCGGATCTGGTGGTGGGGGGGTCCGCGGGGCGTGTACGGCGTGACGTTATGCACCACGTCGCGGGTTTCTCCGGCGAGGTGGATGATCTTGTGGTGATCGCCAGGCAGCTCACAGACGCCGATCTTGCCAAGATTCACGGCTATATGAATCCGGGATGAGAAATCAGTGAACACGATCGGGATCGGAGGAGTGTTGGTTACACTCGCCTCTGTGTAGTCGAACGGCCCTTAGGGAACGACGATGGTCACTGGGCGTGTAAATCGCGGTCTGTCCATGCTGGAACTGCTGACGGTGCTCGCGATTTCCACCGTGATGGTGGGGCTCTTGGTGCCCACGCTCTCTTGGTCCCGATCGGTTGCTCGGGAAACGCTCTGCGCAAGCCACGCCCGACAGTTGCATCTGCTGATGGTAAGTTTTGCTCAGGACGATGATTACAGCCGCTACGCGCCGACCATCGAGGTCGGCCACGACGACCTGAGTTATCTCTGGACCGGAGGCTATCTCCACACGACCGATATCACCGTATGCCCAGCCACGCTGAACCAGGTTACGGTACAACGCGACGATTACGAAGAACTCCAGCGAGCATCACGCCATGCCTATGATGAAGAGGGTGGACACAGCTACGAAACCTTTCATCATGTGAGCCCGGGTGAGTTCCCCGGCGGGCTGGTGATCAATCAGCACCGGCAGTTGTCACTCAAGGACCCCATGCGTCCCGCCGACACCTTCATCGTTCTCGACAGCGACAACGACCCCGACGCGGGTGGTATGAATGACGGGTTGTTCGGCTACAACAACCTGCCCGATGCGGCGACAAACAACCACGGCGAGCGTGGCCTGAACGTTGCTTTTCTCGACGGTCGCATCCGCTTCGTCACCGCGTCGCAGTGGGTCGAGGTCATGCTCCGATCAGCCCACCTCAACGCCGACTCGATCGACCTCGTCCGCGCTCGTGCACTGTATGAACCCAG
Coding sequences within:
- a CDS encoding LamG-like jellyroll fold domain-containing protein, with the translated sequence MSKKGAALTPESDAFVERSLRVLDGIARDSERARLEQELLTSAERRTLFVRLNLHRTEVIAACGRLDAERSQAEKLKGDVLARIGWGGAGSLAAILLLGLWLGWLLTGNEGPKREITQWTQGQLAALTLTVDDSGLMNASTRFFRSGQTLRLDQGVARLETPAGVEMIVDGPATIGFERARSVRLNAGRMVAWVPDGAEGFAIEVKGGRVVDLGTRFGVDVDAVTGEILTHVFDGRVCVESGASEIELTGGQEVRLMPGGLFTGISSGSGLVGFVREVPRTQLAAVIAGFAPLLYYSFDDQGKSGSLNMFDADRSPLAFGTGGRRDEREGRTFLRLSGQPEGCYAKGVLSPWSRDASGYTVLLRVRPIEPGSQNILTATNTLGPDRLFGPQLRIRPDGQLEHVTVVRGPAGPAGEVVQSSDIRISQGQWVTLAITAASEGIMRLYVDGQEAASPVDLDASLYLGYPDLVVGGSAGRVRRDVMHHVAGFSGEVDDLVVIARQLTDADLAKIHGYMNPG